One genomic region from Fusobacteriaceae bacterium encodes:
- a CDS encoding DUF368 domain-containing protein — protein sequence MKETAIDFLKGLVIGSINVIPGVSGGTMAVILGIFEKLTESISCFVGAARAKKLQYVKFLAAVGIGMAIGIVTFTNIVLYFLTRWPRATAVVFILMVLPSIPLIVKGLDKKDPKNIGFFVLGLILTGIFVFLDARYGAGEASVGAPVAVTAAYCVKMLLCGAVAAGAMIIPGISGSLILLILGEYHHIIGFVGDLAKLPALLGAFPGLSAFARELHLIPVFFFGIGVLLGLVFVAKLLNFLLRKYKGPTLFFITGLVIVSLYQIWLKLS from the coding sequence TTGAAAGAAACCGCGATTGATTTTCTCAAAGGCCTTGTGATCGGATCCATCAACGTGATTCCCGGCGTTTCCGGCGGTACCATGGCCGTGATCCTCGGAATCTTTGAAAAATTGACGGAATCCATCAGTTGCTTTGTCGGGGCCGCCCGGGCGAAGAAGCTGCAATACGTCAAATTTCTCGCCGCCGTGGGGATCGGCATGGCCATCGGCATCGTGACCTTTACGAATATCGTCCTTTATTTTCTGACCCGCTGGCCCAGGGCCACGGCCGTCGTTTTCATCCTGATGGTCCTCCCCAGTATTCCGCTGATCGTCAAGGGGCTCGACAAAAAAGATCCAAAAAATATCGGTTTTTTCGTTCTGGGACTGATTCTGACCGGCATATTCGTCTTTCTGGACGCGCGCTACGGCGCCGGAGAAGCGAGCGTCGGCGCGCCCGTCGCGGTGACCGCCGCGTATTGCGTCAAAATGCTGCTCTGCGGAGCGGTGGCCGCGGGAGCCATGATCATTCCGGGAATTTCGGGCTCGCTGATCCTGCTGATTCTCGGCGAATACCACCATATCATCGGCTTTGTCGGCGATCTGGCCAAACTTCCGGCGCTCCTCGGGGCCTTTCCGGGGCTATCGGCCTTTGCGCGGGAATTGCATCTGATTCCGGTGTTCTTTTTCGGGATCGGCGTATTGCTGGGCCTTGTCTTTGTGGCGAAGCTGCTGAATTTTCTGCTGCGGAAATACAAAGGACCGACGCTCTTTTTCATCACGGGCCTCGTGATCGTATCCCTGTACCAAATCTGGCTGAAGCTCAGCTGA
- a CDS encoding sodium:solute symporter family protein, with protein MSIGNTISAIHLKSVFITVYFVFTLFVGYRSWRKVKDGRDFYVAGKKAGVAQVSGSLLATMLGSSAIIGSVDSAYRIGWAGSWFMLSAALGLVVLFFLVRCLKDYQGYNLPGLLGGFYGDGVKKLSSLIISIAWIGVVAAQIMGAAKILTVLLGISFATGVVITGTVFTLYTLCGGQLSVLKTDFWQLLFILAGLVLTWAFIRTTPVTTPAPGFFNAKFTGLDLLILFLTYSSTYFVGPDVYSRLFCAKDEKTMKRAIVICIAVLVPLGLMFGKIGIYATQAFSQGAIGKESVLFMIASQKLPGFVAFGLYVGLLSAVISSADTTLITAASLIAQVFTDDLDSRRGISATRAFMAVIGAASMVIAIHRQDILPTLLLAFTVYSGALIIPTLAGMLGLRPSKKVVMAAILTGGVVALCGKLYGGTRGNYVMILAFLLNGGILLAGKKSTLFFNE; from the coding sequence ATGTCAATCGGCAATACAATCAGCGCAATCCATTTAAAATCTGTTTTCATCACGGTCTATTTTGTCTTCACCCTCTTTGTCGGTTATCGGTCCTGGCGCAAGGTCAAAGACGGCAGGGACTTTTACGTGGCCGGGAAAAAAGCCGGCGTCGCTCAGGTGAGCGGAAGTCTCTTGGCCACCATGCTGGGGAGCAGCGCCATCATCGGCTCCGTCGATTCCGCGTATCGGATCGGCTGGGCGGGTTCGTGGTTTATGCTTTCGGCGGCACTGGGTCTCGTGGTCCTGTTTTTTCTCGTCCGCTGCCTCAAGGACTATCAAGGCTACAATCTGCCGGGCCTTCTCGGCGGATTTTACGGCGATGGGGTCAAAAAACTCTCGTCTCTGATTATTTCCATCGCCTGGATCGGCGTTGTTGCGGCGCAGATCATGGGCGCGGCCAAGATTCTGACCGTCCTTCTGGGGATCTCCTTCGCGACGGGGGTCGTCATTACCGGAACCGTCTTCACGCTCTACACGCTCTGCGGCGGCCAGCTTTCGGTCCTCAAGACCGACTTCTGGCAACTGCTCTTTATCCTCGCGGGCCTCGTCCTGACTTGGGCCTTTATCCGGACGACGCCTGTTACGACGCCCGCGCCCGGCTTTTTCAACGCGAAATTCACGGGGCTTGATCTTCTGATCCTGTTCCTCACGTACTCGAGCACATATTTTGTGGGTCCCGACGTCTATTCGCGGCTTTTTTGCGCCAAGGACGAAAAGACCATGAAGAGGGCCATCGTGATCTGCATCGCGGTTCTCGTTCCCCTGGGGCTCATGTTCGGAAAAATCGGGATCTACGCGACCCAGGCCTTCAGTCAGGGAGCGATCGGAAAGGAATCCGTGCTCTTCATGATCGCTTCGCAAAAACTCCCGGGTTTCGTGGCCTTCGGACTCTACGTGGGATTGCTTTCGGCGGTGATCTCCTCGGCCGATACGACGCTGATCACAGCGGCGTCGCTGATTGCGCAGGTCTTTACCGACGATCTCGACAGCCGGCGGGGCATCAGCGCCACGAGAGCCTTTATGGCCGTAATCGGGGCCGCGTCCATGGTCATCGCCATCCACAGACAGGACATCCTGCCGACGCTGCTTTTGGCCTTCACGGTCTATTCGGGAGCGCTCATCATTCCGACGCTGGCGGGTATGCTGGGACTCCGGCCGTCGAAAAAAGTCGTGATGGCAGCCATTCTCACCGGGGGCGTCGTCGCCCTTTGCGGGAAGCTCTACGGCGGGACCCGTGGGAATTATGTGATGATTCTGGCCTTTTTGCTGAACGGGGGGATCTTGCTGGCGGGGAAAAAATCAACCTTGTTTTTCAATGAATAA
- a CDS encoding biotin--[acetyl-CoA-carboxylase] ligase, with amino-acid sequence METKSEVLRYLIESGDAGTSGEKIAGYLGLSRTAVWQAIRKLKAEGHVIESAGNKGYRYRKTDILTPEGIRHRLPESLKGIDIFCYDSIPSTNKTAKIMAIEGAKDKTVLVANRQTGGYGRFSREFWSPPGSIYTSVILREGINDKNTALVTIRNAVALKRAIDRVANVDVAIKWVNDLYLRGKKIAGILTEGVLDYETGNISAVIVGTGVNFAARDFPPELRDIAGPIFEDVQPAAIRNELMGEYLKEFFAILAEDDDAGLIAEYRAASFVLGKTVRFVLENVPYEGTAEDIDKAGELIVRLPDGKRVSLFSGEISVKIQS; translated from the coding sequence ATGGAAACGAAAAGCGAAGTGCTGCGCTATCTGATAGAGAGCGGCGACGCCGGGACCTCGGGGGAGAAAATTGCGGGATATCTCGGCCTTTCCCGGACAGCGGTCTGGCAGGCCATCCGGAAGCTGAAGGCGGAGGGCCATGTCATCGAGAGCGCCGGCAACAAAGGCTATCGCTACCGGAAAACCGACATCCTGACGCCTGAGGGGATCCGCCACCGGCTGCCCGAAAGTCTCAAAGGCATTGACATTTTCTGCTACGACAGCATTCCGTCCACGAACAAAACGGCGAAAATCATGGCCATTGAAGGCGCGAAAGACAAAACGGTCCTTGTTGCCAACCGACAAACCGGCGGTTACGGGCGCTTTTCCCGGGAATTCTGGTCGCCCCCGGGCAGCATCTACACGAGCGTCATTCTGCGTGAAGGGATAAACGACAAAAATACGGCCCTTGTGACGATCAGGAACGCGGTCGCGCTCAAAAGAGCAATCGATCGGGTGGCAAACGTCGACGTCGCCATCAAGTGGGTCAATGATCTCTATCTGCGCGGGAAAAAAATCGCGGGGATCCTGACCGAAGGAGTCCTCGACTACGAGACGGGCAATATTTCGGCTGTCATCGTGGGAACCGGCGTCAACTTCGCCGCGCGGGATTTTCCGCCGGAGCTCAGGGACATCGCGGGCCCGATCTTTGAGGACGTCCAACCGGCGGCCATCCGCAACGAGCTTATGGGGGAGTATTTGAAGGAATTCTTCGCGATCCTTGCCGAAGACGACGACGCGGGGCTGATCGCCGAGTACAGGGCGGCGTCCTTCGTATTGGGGAAAACGGTCCGCTTCGTCCTCGAAAACGTGCCCTATGAAGGGACGGCCGAGGATATCGACAAGGCCGGGGAGCTGATTGTTCGGCTGCCCGACGGGAAGCGAGTTTCGCTCTTTTCGGGGGAAATCAGCGTGAAAATTCAATCATGA
- the bioB gene encoding biotin synthase BioB — MNTQEMKEKVLRGESVTREEALYLAEAPLEELCAAADEIRTHFCGNAFDVCAILDGKVGKCSEDCKYCAQSAHNHAEIDCHPLYGTEVIVEDAKYNADRGIPRYCIVTAGKKLPRRELEQVCESVRALRAENLPQQICSSLGLLNEEEYRMLKDAGVTRIHNNLETSERYFPEICTTHSFRDKVAAIKAAKAAGMEICSGGIIGLGETMEDRIDLALALRELDIRSIPVNFLNPIPGTPCENNEKIELDEALRVIAIFRFINPRAFIKMAAGRAMLGDDRAVFRSGSNATITGDFLTTTGSNIDNDLKLFAELGYTLV, encoded by the coding sequence ATGAACACCCAGGAAATGAAAGAAAAGGTCCTTCGGGGCGAATCCGTCACGAGGGAAGAGGCCCTGTATTTGGCGGAGGCCCCTCTCGAGGAATTGTGCGCGGCAGCCGACGAGATCCGGACCCATTTTTGCGGAAATGCCTTTGACGTCTGCGCCATATTGGACGGCAAGGTCGGCAAATGCTCCGAAGACTGCAAATACTGCGCCCAATCGGCCCACAATCACGCCGAAATCGACTGCCATCCGCTCTACGGCACGGAGGTCATCGTCGAAGACGCCAAATACAACGCCGACCGCGGAATCCCCCGCTACTGCATCGTGACCGCGGGGAAGAAGCTCCCGCGCCGGGAATTGGAGCAAGTCTGCGAGAGCGTCAGGGCCCTGAGGGCGGAGAACCTGCCGCAGCAGATCTGCTCGTCCCTGGGTCTCCTCAACGAAGAGGAGTACCGGATGCTGAAAGACGCCGGCGTGACCCGTATCCACAACAATCTGGAGACCTCGGAGCGCTATTTTCCGGAAATCTGCACGACGCACAGCTTCCGGGACAAAGTCGCGGCCATCAAGGCGGCCAAAGCGGCGGGCATGGAGATTTGCAGCGGCGGCATCATCGGACTCGGCGAGACCATGGAAGACCGGATTGATCTGGCCTTGGCCCTGCGGGAATTGGATATCCGCTCGATACCGGTCAATTTCCTGAATCCGATCCCCGGAACGCCATGTGAAAATAATGAAAAAATCGAACTGGACGAAGCCCTCAGGGTCATCGCGATCTTTCGCTTCATTAACCCCCGGGCCTTCATCAAAATGGCGGCGGGCCGGGCCATGCTGGGCGACGACCGGGCCGTGTTCCGCTCCGGATCCAACGCGACAATTACCGGAGATTTCTTGACAACAACGGGGTCAAATATTGACAATGACCTCAAATTGTTCGCGGAATTGGGATATACCTTAGTGTAA
- a CDS encoding ferredoxin — protein sequence MEGKLHAMYFSPTRTTQRVIAALTPVIGEGLGLAREDIDLTRPAAREKAYAFGKEDLLIFGFPVYAGRIPTLLESLFPKLSGSETPAVVIATYGNRDYDDALLEAKDLLTARGFVVIAAGAFIGEHSFSNILAAGRPDRDDLDIAATFAGKIVEKRRGGSPAAVSVKGNFPYRDGMAAMPFLPKTKEACTKCLACVKGCPMGVIDPADPAQVSPGCILCCACVKICPVGAKYFDAEPLAKMRARLEGNFMARKEPELFL from the coding sequence ATGGAAGGAAAATTGCACGCCATGTATTTCAGCCCCACCCGCACGACGCAAAGGGTCATCGCGGCCCTGACGCCGGTTATCGGAGAAGGTCTCGGTCTTGCCCGCGAAGACATTGACCTCACGCGCCCCGCCGCCAGAGAAAAAGCTTACGCCTTCGGAAAAGAGGATTTGCTGATCTTCGGCTTCCCCGTATACGCCGGACGGATCCCCACCCTGCTGGAAAGTCTGTTTCCGAAGCTCTCGGGAAGCGAAACGCCCGCGGTCGTCATCGCAACCTACGGAAACCGCGATTACGACGACGCCCTTCTTGAGGCCAAAGATCTCCTGACGGCGAGAGGCTTTGTGGTCATCGCCGCCGGCGCCTTTATCGGGGAACATTCGTTTTCAAACATACTGGCGGCAGGAAGGCCCGACCGGGATGATCTGGACATCGCCGCGACCTTCGCCGGTAAGATCGTCGAAAAACGTCGCGGGGGAAGTCCGGCCGCCGTTTCCGTAAAGGGGAACTTTCCCTACAGAGACGGAATGGCCGCCATGCCCTTTTTGCCCAAAACAAAAGAGGCGTGCACAAAATGCCTCGCCTGTGTAAAAGGATGCCCCATGGGCGTTATCGATCCCGCCGATCCGGCTCAAGTCAGCCCGGGCTGCATTCTCTGCTGCGCCTGCGTGAAAATCTGTCCCGTCGGGGCCAAGTATTTTGACGCCGAGCCCCTGGCCAAAATGCGGGCCAGACTTGAGGGGAATTTTATGGCCCGAAAAGAGCCCGAGCTCTTTTTGTGA
- a CDS encoding EFR1 family ferrodoxin (N-terminal region resembles flavodoxins. C-terminal ferrodoxin region binds two 4Fe-4S clusters.) → MIVYFSGTGNSEFVARRVAKIVGDELISLNAAIKNGIPGNFHSEKPWVFVCPVYAWRMPRIVEDFIEKSTFTGSREAYVLMTCGESAGSAGDRAKILLESKGLTFLGFSALKMPENYIALFSAPDPEACREIIEKAKPDMDRLATQIKNRSPLQTKTGGVLTRLLGAMINPLFYRFIISAKGFHATDACTSCGACVDLCPLNNIELRDGKPVWGDHCTHCMACICRCPTEAIQYKKRSEKKRRYFLNQEEEV, encoded by the coding sequence ATGATAGTATATTTTAGCGGTACCGGCAACAGCGAATTTGTGGCGAGACGCGTCGCAAAAATCGTCGGAGACGAGCTTATTTCCCTCAACGCGGCCATCAAAAACGGAATTCCCGGAAATTTCCACTCGGAAAAGCCCTGGGTCTTCGTCTGCCCTGTCTATGCCTGGCGTATGCCCAGGATCGTGGAGGATTTTATCGAAAAGTCCACATTTACAGGAAGCCGTGAGGCCTATGTCCTCATGACCTGCGGAGAATCGGCCGGGAGCGCCGGCGATCGGGCAAAGATCCTTCTCGAGTCAAAAGGTCTGACTTTTCTGGGTTTCTCAGCCTTGAAAATGCCCGAAAATTATATCGCCCTGTTCTCGGCCCCCGATCCGGAAGCCTGCCGGGAAATCATTGAAAAAGCGAAGCCGGACATGGACCGGTTGGCGACTCAAATAAAGAATCGCAGCCCCCTTCAGACAAAAACCGGCGGGGTTCTGACAAGACTGCTCGGCGCGATGATCAATCCCCTGTTTTACCGTTTTATCATCAGCGCCAAGGGCTTTCACGCAACGGACGCCTGCACATCCTGCGGGGCCTGCGTCGATCTCTGCCCGCTCAACAACATTGAGTTGCGGGATGGAAAGCCGGTCTGGGGAGACCATTGCACCCATTGCATGGCCTGCATCTGCCGCTGCCCCACGGAAGCGATCCAGTACAAGAAGCGCAGCGAAAAAAAGAGGCGATATTTTTTGAATCAGGAAGAAGAGGTCTGA
- a CDS encoding ATP-binding protein has protein sequence MKARDAYLSVLKSFKDKEEIKIITGVRRCGKSSLLELFVEYLLASGVPETRIIRMNFESLRFSHIQNYMDLYRAVSALISGTEKHYILLDEVQMVENWARAIDSFRVDFPADIYITGSNSRLLSSDFATMLGGRCVEIKMYPLSFKEFLDFNDFESDAGMERKFESYLKYGGMPGIVQYNFAQDQINPVLEGIYSTIVLRDVVERNAVGDQRLLQKLVLFLADNIGSLVSPNSIGNAFVREKELQIGGKTKPPAGKTISSYIEALESAYIFYGVPRYDIRGKEYLKTLDKYYIVDTGIRNILLGYRDVNRGYLLENIVYFELRRRGYDVSVGKVGETEIDFIAVKPDEKIYYQVSESIRDEGTRKREIFSLQSAKDNYRKVILTMDRSFVNSYEGIEVKNLLDFLQE, from the coding sequence ATGAAAGCGAGAGACGCTTATCTTTCCGTCCTGAAATCCTTCAAGGATAAAGAAGAAATCAAAATCATCACCGGCGTCAGACGCTGCGGCAAATCTTCGTTGCTGGAATTGTTTGTCGAATATCTGCTCGCAAGCGGAGTCCCCGAAACAAGGATCATCCGGATGAATTTTGAGTCTCTGCGTTTTTCGCATATTCAAAACTACATGGATTTGTACCGCGCCGTTTCCGCCTTGATATCGGGAACGGAAAAGCATTACATTCTTCTGGATGAAGTCCAGATGGTAGAGAATTGGGCCAGAGCCATAGATTCATTTCGGGTGGACTTCCCGGCGGATATTTACATCACCGGTTCCAATTCCCGCCTGCTGTCTTCGGACTTTGCCACAATGCTGGGCGGACGCTGTGTGGAGATCAAAATGTATCCGCTTTCCTTCAAAGAATTTCTGGATTTCAATGATTTTGAGTCCGACGCAGGGATGGAACGAAAATTCGAATCCTATCTGAAGTATGGCGGTATGCCCGGGATTGTTCAGTACAATTTTGCGCAGGATCAAATCAATCCCGTTTTGGAAGGAATCTATTCCACGATTGTCTTGCGGGACGTCGTGGAGCGGAACGCCGTCGGTGATCAGCGCCTGCTGCAAAAACTGGTTCTCTTCCTCGCGGATAATATCGGGAGCCTTGTCTCTCCCAACAGCATTGGAAACGCCTTTGTTCGGGAAAAGGAACTCCAGATCGGGGGAAAGACAAAACCTCCTGCGGGCAAGACGATTTCTTCCTATATTGAAGCCCTGGAAAGCGCCTATATTTTTTACGGCGTTCCCCGCTATGACATCCGGGGGAAGGAGTATTTAAAAACGCTGGATAAATACTATATCGTAGATACCGGCATCCGAAACATCCTTTTGGGATATCGGGACGTCAATCGGGGATATCTGCTGGAAAACATCGTCTATTTCGAATTGAGGCGAAGAGGATATGACGTGTCCGTCGGAAAGGTCGGCGAGACGGAGATAGACTTTATAGCGGTCAAACCCGATGAGAAAATCTATTATCAGGTTTCGGAAAGTATCCGGGACGAAGGCACAAGAAAACGGGAGATCTTTTCGCTCCAAAGCGCAAAGGACAATTACCGCAAAGTCATCCTGACCATGGACCGGAGTTTTGTGAATTCCTATGAGGGCATAGAGGTTAAGAATCTGCTTGACTTTTTGCAGGAATGA
- a CDS encoding AAA family ATPase translates to MEIIGRKQEIKALTSYMESGKPEFLAVYGRRRVGKTFLIKEFFRNRFAFYCTGRFDGSKEEQLQMFNIALNKYGKTPYPQKNDWLESFLQLEQLIKTAKSPGRKVIFIDEMPWLDTRASGFLSALEYFWNSFASARPDVFLIACGSATSWIVKKLFENTGGLFNRVTRRMALKPFTLAECEAFFHSRHIVLNRYQIVEAYMIFGGIPFYLDQFRPDYGLAQNVDFLCFGENAPLKDEYQVLYKTLFKNDENHRKIVTALAGKLSGLPREEIVSVANLPDGGTLTKVLDELESSGFIRKYHGYAKKSRGALYQLTDPFTLFWRRFLAEGGNNDAAFWAKSLSAGSQNAWRGYAFELVCLAHEEQIRKALGIAGVVANTSAWRSNGNGDYAPGAQIDLVIDRADHIINLCEIKYALREFAIDKSYAERLEAKIRAFAEETKTRKGLHMTFVTTYGVKRNQYAYLAQSEVTMQDLFG, encoded by the coding sequence ATGGAGATAATCGGCAGAAAGCAGGAAATCAAGGCGCTTACAAGCTATATGGAATCCGGAAAGCCCGAATTTTTAGCTGTTTATGGCCGGAGAAGAGTCGGCAAGACATTTTTAATCAAGGAATTTTTCAGGAACCGCTTTGCGTTTTATTGCACAGGCCGTTTTGACGGAAGCAAAGAGGAACAGCTGCAAATGTTCAACATTGCCCTGAATAAATACGGTAAAACACCCTACCCGCAAAAAAATGACTGGCTGGAGTCTTTCCTCCAGTTGGAACAGCTGATCAAAACCGCCAAATCCCCGGGCCGCAAAGTCATTTTTATCGATGAAATGCCGTGGTTGGATACGCGCGCGTCCGGCTTTTTGTCCGCGCTGGAATATTTCTGGAACAGTTTCGCTTCGGCCCGGCCGGACGTGTTTTTGATCGCCTGCGGGTCGGCGACGTCCTGGATTGTGAAAAAGCTGTTTGAAAATACCGGCGGACTTTTCAACCGCGTGACGCGGCGAATGGCCCTCAAGCCCTTTACGCTGGCGGAATGCGAGGCATTTTTCCACTCGCGTCACATTGTGCTGAACCGCTATCAGATCGTCGAAGCCTATATGATTTTCGGCGGCATTCCCTTTTATCTCGATCAGTTCCGCCCGGACTACGGGCTTGCGCAAAATGTGGATTTTCTCTGTTTCGGAGAGAACGCCCCTTTGAAAGACGAATATCAGGTGCTCTATAAGACACTGTTCAAAAATGACGAAAACCATCGGAAAATAGTCACGGCCCTTGCGGGAAAATTATCGGGTCTCCCGAGGGAAGAGATCGTTTCGGTGGCGAATTTACCCGACGGCGGGACGCTGACAAAAGTTCTCGATGAGCTGGAATCCAGCGGCTTTATCCGCAAGTACCACGGTTATGCCAAAAAAAGCAGGGGCGCGCTCTATCAGCTCACGGATCCCTTCACCCTGTTTTGGCGCCGCTTTCTCGCGGAAGGCGGAAACAACGACGCTGCGTTTTGGGCGAAAAGCCTGAGCGCCGGCAGCCAAAACGCCTGGCGCGGGTATGCTTTTGAACTGGTTTGTCTCGCCCATGAGGAGCAGATCCGGAAAGCCCTCGGCATCGCCGGCGTCGTCGCCAATACGTCAGCTTGGCGAAGTAACGGTAACGGCGACTATGCCCCGGGCGCGCAGATCGACCTCGTGATCGACCGGGCCGATCATATCATCAATCTCTGTGAGATCAAGTACGCCCTTCGGGAATTTGCGATCGACAAAAGTTACGCGGAACGTCTTGAAGCAAAAATCCGGGCTTTTGCCGAAGAGACAAAAACCCGGAAAGGCCTTCATATGACGTTTGTGACGACTTATGGCGTCAAGCGAAACCAATACGCCTACCTCGCGCAGTCGGAAGTCACGATGCAGGATTTGTTCGGATGA
- a CDS encoding histidinol-phosphatase HisJ family protein, giving the protein MIDRDYHIHTAYSNDSTQDMEESVKSAIALGLREIAFTDHYEHDVETFDYEGDYWLDRPAYIAGVLRMREKYARDIRILLGVEIGAQPGLADYFAGELANDPWDFIIASCHTIDRIDLFFGKVQEGKTKDEMQDLYFRNLLELVSGYDCFSVFGHLDYVTRYGGERFRGLNYERQRDVIDEILKMLIAKGKGIEINTSAFRYNEGRFYPHPDIVRRYFELGGEILTVGSDAHKCGDIARDFDKVADFLRSVGKPYITVYEGMKPRFVKI; this is encoded by the coding sequence ATGATTGATCGGGATTACCATATCCACACGGCCTATTCCAACGATTCGACGCAGGATATGGAGGAATCGGTCAAAAGCGCCATTGCCTTGGGTTTGCGGGAAATCGCTTTTACCGACCATTACGAACATGACGTGGAGACCTTTGACTACGAGGGGGATTACTGGCTGGACCGTCCCGCCTATATCGCGGGCGTACTGCGAATGCGGGAAAAATACGCCAGGGACATCCGTATCCTTTTGGGCGTTGAGATCGGCGCGCAACCGGGGCTGGCGGACTATTTCGCCGGAGAATTGGCCAATGACCCCTGGGATTTCATTATCGCCTCCTGTCATACGATCGACCGGATCGACCTCTTCTTCGGCAAGGTCCAGGAAGGGAAAACAAAAGACGAGATGCAGGACCTCTATTTCCGGAACCTGTTGGAACTCGTCAGCGGCTATGACTGCTTTTCGGTTTTCGGACACCTCGACTACGTGACCCGCTACGGAGGGGAGCGCTTTCGCGGGCTCAATTACGAGCGGCAGCGCGACGTCATCGACGAGATCCTGAAGATGCTTATCGCCAAGGGCAAGGGCATCGAGATCAACACCTCGGCCTTCCGCTACAACGAAGGCCGCTTTTATCCCCACCCCGACATCGTCCGGCGCTATTTCGAACTGGGCGGGGAAATCCTCACCGTAGGCAGCGACGCCCACAAGTGCGGGGATATCGCCCGGGATTTCGACAAGGTCGCGGATTTTCTCCGGAGCGTCGGAAAGCCCTATATCACCGTGTACGAAGGCATGAAACCGCGTTTCGTCAAGATTTGA
- a CDS encoding pyridoxamine 5'-phosphate oxidase family protein codes for MNATNIYVEVLNNTNLIALATAVDNIPSVRVVNFYYNPEKPHILYFVSDRADRKVLEFAKNNVIAFTTIPAEGIAHARSLKAGVQKSALTYGEFAKALGESTPGEEGSADGNGELLDVYEILVSEAEAVTENGEVVRIRF; via the coding sequence ATGAACGCAACCAACATTTACGTAGAAGTGCTGAACAACACCAACCTCATCGCGCTGGCGACCGCGGTGGACAATATCCCCAGCGTCAGGGTCGTCAATTTTTACTATAATCCGGAAAAACCGCACATCCTGTACTTCGTATCGGACCGGGCCGACCGGAAAGTCCTCGAGTTCGCGAAAAACAACGTGATCGCCTTTACGACAATCCCCGCGGAAGGCATTGCCCACGCCCGCTCCCTGAAAGCCGGCGTACAAAAAAGCGCCCTGACTTACGGGGAATTCGCCAAAGCCCTCGGAGAATCCACTCCCGGAGAGGAAGGATCCGCCGACGGAAACGGCGAATTGCTCGACGTCTATGAGATTCTCGTGTCGGAAGCGGAAGCCGTCACTGAAAATGGCGAAGTTGTGCGCATCCGCTTCTAA
- the thpR gene encoding RNA 2',3'-cyclic phosphodiesterase, which yields MRLFIAINFPADVRESLRTLITELRDNAISGTFSAANNLHLTLAFLGECDSRETALVKSVLKRLAFAPFSLTLEKTGRFRREGGDVRWIGVGKNDALTQLQRDLCERLREAGFRVDDREFRPHVTLGRGVNLRQGYSPPEPAALTFDVISVALMKSERIQGKLTYTAMYNKNFATSKYEISKK from the coding sequence ATGCGCCTTTTTATCGCGATCAATTTTCCCGCCGACGTCAGGGAAAGCCTGCGAACCTTGATCACGGAGCTCCGGGACAATGCGATTTCCGGGACTTTTTCCGCGGCGAATAATCTTCACTTGACGCTGGCTTTCCTCGGCGAATGCGACAGCAGGGAGACCGCTTTGGTGAAATCGGTCTTGAAGCGTCTGGCATTCGCGCCTTTTTCCCTGACGCTGGAAAAAACCGGCCGCTTCCGCCGGGAAGGGGGCGACGTCCGTTGGATCGGCGTCGGGAAGAATGACGCGCTGACGCAATTGCAGCGGGATCTGTGCGAGCGCCTGCGGGAAGCGGGTTTTCGCGTTGATGACAGAGAATTTCGGCCCCACGTGACATTGGGGCGCGGGGTGAATTTGCGACAGGGATACAGCCCCCCGGAACCCGCGGCGCTTACCTTTGACGTCATTAGCGTAGCGTTGATGAAATCGGAACGGATTCAGGGGAAGCTGACGTATACGGCGATGTATAATAAAAATTTTGCAACTTCAAAGTATGAAATTTCAAAAAAATAA